One stretch of Verrucomicrobiia bacterium DNA includes these proteins:
- a CDS encoding type II toxin-antitoxin system RelE/ParE family toxin, whose translation MGELYKVVFSPQAVRDIESIVRHIALQASPQIAEAFGVKLVGKALSLEALPLRGRVVPEVGMPFREIIFRSYRIVFRIVGERVEIVRFWHAARGIPQIDSDDFGNPG comes from the coding sequence ATGGGCGAACTCTACAAAGTAGTCTTTTCGCCACAAGCGGTCAGAGACATTGAATCGATTGTCCGCCATATCGCCTTGCAAGCATCTCCGCAAATCGCAGAGGCCTTTGGTGTGAAGCTGGTTGGCAAGGCTTTGAGCTTGGAAGCACTTCCGCTCAGAGGCCGGGTGGTTCCGGAAGTGGGGATGCCTTTTCGGGAAATCATTTTTCGCAGTTATCGGATCGTGTTCCGGATAGTTGGTGAACGGGTTGAGATAGTCCGGTTTTGGCATGCGGCGCGTGGGATCCCGCAGATTGATTCGGATGATTTTGGCAATCCTGGTTGA
- a CDS encoding NADH-quinone oxidoreductase subunit A, whose product MLAVAYHPYLFLVVLLGVAIVFPLIPLALAKLWAKKFSPPKPGPDKNATYECGLESKGDAWVQFKSEYYLYGILFLIFDVETVFLLPFAVAFTGLSAGAFIAIMFFLLLLAEGLVWAWKKGVLTWK is encoded by the coding sequence ATGCTAGCGGTTGCATACCATCCTTATCTGTTTCTGGTCGTTTTGCTGGGCGTAGCCATCGTCTTTCCACTCATCCCGCTCGCGCTCGCGAAGCTGTGGGCGAAGAAGTTTTCTCCACCGAAGCCCGGTCCGGATAAGAACGCGACTTATGAATGCGGTCTGGAATCCAAGGGCGATGCGTGGGTGCAGTTCAAGTCCGAGTATTACCTCTACGGCATCTTGTTCCTGATCTTCGATGTGGAGACGGTTTTTCTGCTGCCCTTTGCGGTGGCGTTCACGGGGCTTTCGGCGGGGGCGTTTATCGCCATCATGTTCTTTCTGCTGTTGCTGGCAGAGGGATTGGTGTGGGCGTGGAAGAAGGGTGTGCTGACTTGGAAATGA
- a CDS encoding DUF5069 domain-containing protein: MSDIIYPRSPRETMSGWMHLPRYLDKVRLHLAGKLHADYQPNFGKGFDSAWLKAAGLVHEQFIEVVRGTVTDGEVADWVTKNVQKTDADKKAHADGMLNYPKADDAAMQERLKQRKESAGLSHRDDIKTFVDFIDADEKRK; encoded by the coding sequence ATGAGCGATATCATTTACCCCCGTAGCCCGCGTGAAACGATGAGCGGCTGGATGCATCTACCGCGTTACCTCGACAAGGTGCGTCTTCACCTCGCAGGGAAGCTGCATGCGGATTATCAGCCTAACTTCGGCAAAGGCTTTGATAGTGCGTGGTTGAAAGCAGCCGGACTGGTTCATGAACAATTTATCGAAGTGGTGAGGGGCACAGTCACGGATGGGGAAGTGGCTGATTGGGTGACCAAGAACGTACAGAAGACGGATGCAGATAAGAAGGCCCACGCTGATGGTATGCTGAACTATCCCAAGGCGGACGATGCCGCTATGCAGGAGCGCCTGAAGCAGCGTAAGGAATCCGCCGGACTGTCACATCGTGATGATATCAAGACGTTCGTGGATTTCATTGATGCGGATGAGAAGCGGAAGTAA
- the lysS gene encoding lysine--tRNA ligase: protein MDETNSLIEQRKAKLASLRSKNIDPFRNKFTPTEKCAEARANYTEGRPVELAGRITAHRDMGKSMFIDIKDQSGRIQVYAQKNVIGEEQFDVFRHLDLADFIGVKGTLFTTKTGEISVKLEAFTILAKSLRPPPAKWHGLEDMEVRYRQRYLDLIANDDVKKVFLQRSAIIHEIRGFFHSRGYVEVETPAMQPIPGGAAAQPFKTFHNALGCEFYLRIALELYHKRLLVGGIDRLFEIGKNFRNEGLSRRHNPEFTMLEAYCAFGDYETMMETVESLIKGIAEKVLGTLVIEHKDAEGKVIKTIDLTHWRRAKYKDLVREVAGNDWFDVTPAERRRRAVEDLKLAGDIAAGYEDFEVTGAVFEKLIEPKLINPTFVTHLPKELVPLAKLTPDDPTTVEVFECCINGQEISPGYTEQNDPIQQRETLEHQAGGEQQKLDEDFLVALEHGMPPAGGIGIGIDRLCMMLLGQESIRDVILFPQLKPKQ from the coding sequence ATGGACGAGACAAATTCGTTGATTGAACAGCGCAAGGCCAAGCTGGCCTCGCTCCGCAGCAAGAACATCGACCCGTTCCGTAACAAGTTTACGCCCACGGAGAAATGCGCTGAAGCCCGCGCGAACTACACGGAAGGCCGCCCGGTGGAACTGGCCGGACGCATCACCGCGCATCGCGACATGGGCAAATCCATGTTCATCGACATCAAAGACCAGAGCGGTCGCATCCAGGTCTACGCGCAAAAGAACGTCATCGGCGAAGAACAGTTCGACGTGTTCCGCCATCTCGACCTCGCGGACTTCATCGGTGTGAAGGGCACCCTTTTCACCACCAAGACCGGTGAGATTTCTGTGAAGCTCGAAGCCTTCACCATCCTCGCCAAGTCCCTCCGCCCTCCTCCGGCCAAGTGGCATGGCTTGGAAGACATGGAAGTGCGCTACCGCCAGCGCTATCTCGACCTCATCGCCAACGACGATGTGAAGAAAGTCTTCCTGCAACGCAGCGCCATCATCCATGAGATCCGCGGCTTCTTCCATTCCCGCGGCTATGTGGAAGTGGAAACGCCCGCGATGCAACCCATCCCCGGTGGTGCTGCCGCGCAACCGTTCAAGACGTTCCACAATGCGCTCGGCTGCGAGTTCTACCTGCGCATCGCACTGGAACTGTATCACAAGCGCCTGCTCGTGGGCGGTATTGATCGCCTGTTCGAGATCGGCAAGAACTTCCGTAACGAAGGTCTCTCCCGCCGTCACAATCCGGAGTTCACGATGCTGGAAGCTTACTGCGCTTTCGGCGATTACGAGACGATGATGGAGACGGTGGAATCGCTCATCAAGGGCATCGCCGAAAAAGTCTTGGGCACACTGGTGATCGAGCACAAGGACGCAGAGGGCAAGGTCATCAAAACTATCGACCTGACGCACTGGCGCCGCGCGAAATACAAAGACCTCGTGCGCGAAGTCGCTGGCAACGACTGGTTCGATGTAACTCCCGCTGAACGCCGTCGCCGTGCGGTCGAAGACCTGAAACTCGCAGGCGATATCGCCGCCGGTTACGAAGATTTCGAAGTGACCGGCGCGGTGTTCGAGAAACTGATCGAGCCCAAGCTCATCAATCCAACTTTCGTGACGCATCTACCGAAGGAACTCGTTCCCCTCGCCAAGCTCACGCCAGACGACCCGACGACGGTCGAAGTCTTCGAGTGCTGCATCAACGGCCAGGAAATCTCTCCGGGTTACACCGAGCAGAATGACCCGATCCAACAGCGTGAAACGCTGGAGCATCAGGCCGGTGGCGAACAACAGAAGCTGGACGAGGACTTCCTCGTGGCGCTGGAGCACGGCATGCCGCCCGCAGGCGGCATCGGCATCGGCATCGACCGCCTCTGCATGATGCTGCTCGGCCAGGAAAGCATCCGCGACGTGATCCTGTTCCCGCAATTGAAGCCGAAACAGTAG
- a CDS encoding MBL fold metallo-hydrolase: MGIVATEVQEILPGVFRWECFSPEHKVELTSHAVLVDGQLFIFDPIGLTVSAKQRLLSDHHVAAIVLTNENHERSADEWRKETNAPVWASAEAKLVLENVNRWEAGTVRWNSWEIVPLPGGAGGEVALCWRERSLVVLGDAVFNLPKYGFDVLPKKYCRDQAMLKTSLLKLIEMPFDTVIFAHGTPLLKVASVKIRELVDG, translated from the coding sequence ATGGGCATTGTGGCTACAGAGGTGCAGGAGATATTGCCCGGGGTGTTTCGTTGGGAATGTTTTTCGCCGGAGCATAAGGTTGAGTTGACTTCGCATGCGGTTCTCGTGGATGGACAGCTTTTCATTTTTGATCCTATTGGGCTAACCGTGTCCGCGAAGCAAAGGCTGCTTTCCGATCATCATGTGGCCGCCATTGTGCTGACGAACGAGAATCACGAACGCAGCGCGGACGAGTGGCGAAAAGAAACGAACGCGCCTGTGTGGGCGTCGGCGGAGGCGAAGCTTGTTTTGGAGAATGTGAATCGTTGGGAAGCTGGGACTGTAAGGTGGAACTCATGGGAGATTGTTCCTTTGCCCGGTGGAGCAGGGGGCGAGGTGGCTTTGTGCTGGCGCGAGCGTTCTTTGGTTGTGTTAGGTGATGCGGTCTTCAATCTGCCGAAGTATGGTTTTGATGTGCTACCGAAGAAGTATTGCCGTGATCAGGCTATGCTGAAGACCTCGTTGCTTAAGTTGATCGAGATGCCGTTTGATACGGTAATATTCGCACATGGCACTCCTTTATTAAAGGTGGCCTCAGTCAAAATCCGTGAATTAGTAGATGGCTAA
- a CDS encoding NADH-quinone oxidoreductase subunit B, with amino-acid sequence MDEGLRNELSKQGVFTTTLSDLYNWGRRSSVWPLQFGLACCAIEMIAASMARYDLARFGAEVFRPSPRQADLMIVAGTVTKKMAPQVVRLYNQMPEPKYVIAMGACAISGGPFKQGYNVLKGIDRYIPVDVHIPGCPPRPEALLHAFMTLQRKIDEQAMSGKARPRHLNPDAPSEFPVPQFGEHDLVPPKNEMVWETPVVTRNG; translated from the coding sequence ATGGATGAAGGGCTGCGTAATGAATTGAGCAAACAGGGCGTGTTCACCACGACCTTGAGCGACCTCTACAATTGGGGGCGTCGCAGTTCCGTGTGGCCGTTGCAATTCGGTCTCGCGTGCTGCGCGATCGAGATGATCGCGGCCTCCATGGCGCGGTATGATTTGGCGCGATTCGGTGCGGAGGTGTTTCGTCCATCACCACGTCAGGCAGATCTTATGATCGTGGCCGGGACGGTGACCAAGAAGATGGCGCCGCAAGTGGTGCGGCTCTACAACCAGATGCCGGAGCCGAAATACGTCATCGCGATGGGTGCGTGCGCGATTTCCGGTGGCCCTTTCAAGCAGGGTTACAATGTGCTGAAGGGGATTGACCGTTATATTCCGGTGGATGTGCACATTCCTGGATGCCCGCCGCGACCCGAGGCGCTTTTGCATGCGTTCATGACGTTGCAGCGGAAGATCGATGAGCAGGCTATGAGCGGGAAGGCGCGTCCGCGTCATCTGAATCCCGATGCGCCGAGTGAATTTCCGGTGCCGCAATTTGGCGAACACGATCTGGTGCCGCCGAAGAATGAGATGGTGTGGGAGACACCAGTGGTGACGAGAAACGGCTAA
- a CDS encoding MarR family winged helix-turn-helix transcriptional regulator, with translation MQRTPEAVAINNLNHPLGFIVNRTAYVLRLRMLERLRREGYKLTPEECAILHHLWQQDGQTQSELASSTIRERTTTTRILDGLVRKGLVERRGHPDDRRKVCAWLTKKGQQLRERLLPVALQMAKHGTAGLSPKDIETTMRTLSHIQNNLLNLDVNAMKD, from the coding sequence GTGCAAAGAACGCCAGAGGCCGTGGCCATCAACAATCTGAATCATCCGCTGGGCTTCATCGTGAACCGCACCGCCTATGTCCTGCGCCTGCGGATGCTGGAACGGCTGCGGCGCGAGGGCTACAAGCTCACGCCCGAGGAGTGCGCCATTCTCCACCATCTCTGGCAGCAGGACGGCCAGACGCAAAGCGAGCTCGCCAGCTCCACCATCCGAGAACGCACCACGACCACGCGCATTCTCGATGGGTTAGTCCGGAAAGGTTTAGTGGAGCGCCGTGGACATCCCGATGACCGGCGTAAGGTCTGTGCTTGGCTCACTAAGAAAGGCCAGCAACTGCGTGAACGCCTCCTCCCCGTCGCCCTGCAAATGGCCAAACATGGCACGGCGGGCCTGTCTCCCAAGGATATCGAGACCACCATGCGCACGCTCTCGCACATCCAGAACAATTTGCTGAACCTCGACGTCAACGCGATGAAAGATTGA
- a CDS encoding SAM-dependent chlorinase/fluorinase: MSVITLTTDFSTSDWFVSTMKGVILSIEPRTHIVDITHEIAPGDIRAGAFALMAATPYFPKNSIHVAVVDPGVGSERRAIAIQTDKATFIGPDNGLLTWALRDHNIRSARQITNEKYFQKPVSRTFHGRDIFSPVAAHLAAGKKFSTLGPKIESWGELPWPTPKRSAQTIQGEILHIDRFGNAITNIAHNSLTEEEWQRADIRIKKHSLGAPKASYSEAKRGTVLAILSSTGFLEIAINGGSVAKHLKLQVGNKLSVFF, encoded by the coding sequence GTGAGCGTCATCACCCTGACCACAGATTTCAGCACCAGCGATTGGTTCGTCAGCACCATGAAAGGTGTCATTCTCAGCATCGAACCACGCACACACATAGTCGATATCACCCATGAAATCGCCCCGGGCGATATTCGCGCCGGTGCCTTTGCGCTGATGGCTGCCACACCTTATTTCCCGAAGAATAGCATCCACGTCGCCGTAGTTGACCCCGGCGTAGGCAGTGAACGTCGCGCCATCGCCATACAAACAGATAAAGCGACCTTCATCGGCCCTGACAATGGTTTGCTCACCTGGGCTCTCAGAGATCACAACATCCGTAGCGCCCGCCAAATCACGAACGAAAAGTATTTCCAAAAACCCGTGAGCCGCACCTTTCATGGCAGAGACATTTTCTCACCCGTCGCCGCCCATCTGGCCGCTGGCAAGAAATTCTCGACCCTTGGACCAAAAATAGAATCTTGGGGGGAACTGCCATGGCCCACTCCCAAGCGCTCGGCACAAACCATCCAAGGAGAAATCCTCCACATCGACAGATTCGGCAATGCCATCACGAACATCGCGCACAACTCCCTGACTGAAGAAGAATGGCAACGAGCCGATATCCGCATCAAAAAACATTCACTCGGCGCTCCAAAAGCAAGTTATTCCGAAGCAAAACGCGGTACTGTGCTAGCCATCTTAAGCTCCACCGGTTTCCTAGAAATCGCCATCAATGGCGGCTCCGTAGCAAAGCACCTGAAACTGCAAGTCGGCAACAAATTGAGCGTGTTTTTTTAG
- a CDS encoding DnaJ C-terminal domain-containing protein translates to MAVQYKDYYQVLGVVRTASDDDIRKAFRKLAREYHPDVAKDKKNAEDKFKEINEAYEVLSDPEKRKKYDELGANWKQGADFRPPPGWGGNGQRRQRRRSSSGEQGSPEDFEFHFGGTGFSDFFEQFFSGAGQGGGRSGFQSSGGFAGDGGPLRGSDLEADIMVTLEEAVRGSVRTVNVRRNITCPQCHGTGAVGQHGCPQCRGEGMIGKLDNYQVKIPAGVREGQKLRLAGKGEAGHGQGPAGDLFLQVRLARHPDFSVQDSDLTYELDLAPWEAVLGTSADVPTLHGNVSIKIPAGTNSGQKLRIRGKGLPKEGGQGDLFVVVQIKLPTKVSDAEKELWEKLAKASSFNPRE, encoded by the coding sequence ATGGCTGTGCAGTATAAGGACTACTATCAAGTTTTAGGTGTGGTACGGACGGCGTCGGATGACGACATCCGCAAGGCGTTCCGTAAATTGGCGCGGGAGTATCATCCCGATGTGGCCAAGGACAAGAAGAACGCCGAGGACAAATTCAAGGAGATCAATGAGGCCTACGAAGTGCTGAGTGATCCCGAGAAGCGCAAGAAGTACGACGAGCTGGGAGCCAACTGGAAACAGGGTGCAGATTTTCGTCCGCCGCCGGGATGGGGAGGCAATGGTCAGCGGCGTCAACGTCGGCGCAGCAGCAGCGGGGAGCAGGGGAGCCCGGAAGATTTTGAATTTCACTTCGGTGGCACCGGGTTCAGTGATTTCTTTGAGCAATTTTTTAGCGGTGCAGGACAGGGCGGTGGTCGCAGCGGTTTTCAGAGCAGTGGCGGATTCGCTGGTGATGGCGGTCCATTACGAGGAAGCGATCTGGAGGCGGACATCATGGTCACGCTGGAGGAAGCGGTGCGCGGCTCGGTGCGCACAGTGAATGTGCGACGCAATATCACCTGCCCGCAGTGCCACGGTACTGGTGCGGTAGGGCAGCATGGGTGTCCGCAATGCCGTGGCGAAGGGATGATCGGCAAGCTGGATAATTATCAGGTGAAGATTCCTGCGGGTGTGCGTGAAGGGCAGAAGCTGCGTCTGGCGGGGAAGGGTGAGGCAGGCCATGGGCAGGGACCAGCGGGTGATTTATTTCTGCAAGTCAGACTCGCGCGGCATCCGGACTTTTCTGTGCAAGATTCTGATCTGACGTATGAGTTGGATCTCGCACCGTGGGAAGCGGTGCTGGGAACCAGTGCGGATGTGCCTACGTTACACGGGAATGTTTCGATCAAGATTCCGGCTGGCACCAATAGCGGACAGAAACTTCGCATACGTGGGAAAGGGCTGCCGAAAGAAGGTGGGCAAGGTGATCTGTTTGTGGTTGTCCAGATCAAGCTGCCTACGAAAGTGAGTGATGCGGAGAAGGAGCTTTGGGAGAAGCTGGCGAAGGCTTCGAGTTTTAATCCGAGGGAGTGA
- a CDS encoding DegQ family serine endoprotease, giving the protein MKYLRMSLAGLTAALVGGILVFAVHEGVTQEKAAPKKNEVPKFNIQEKSITRTGPNMLTFAPVVKKVTPSVVSVYSTKTVKVNNQRRNPLFDHPMFRDFFNDQEEQQNSRRPRQHEETGLGSGVIVSENGYILTNNHVVDGADEIKVALYNGKDEYTAQVIGKDDKTDIAILKIDAKGLPAVTMTSSDTLEVGDVVLAVGNPFGVGQTVTMGIVSATQRRGLGITGYEDFIQTDASINPGNSGGALVDAEGRLVGIPTAIFSRSGGNQGIGFAVPVNMARYVMERLIEGGRVVRGYMGLRLQPVSSDLAKAFNLKSQNGAIVAQVMPNSPAAKAGLKAGDVILDFNGKKVEDDDQLRLWASQTNPGTKVPVKLVREGKDKTIDVTLAEFPADEVLARNSGGKAAPAVREDALEGVEVGDLDTQTRRQMGIPTNIQGALVTNVDEESPAYKAGLRAGSVIMSIDQKAVKTADEAVKLSEEITAKKILLHVWFRDTTTFMVVDESKK; this is encoded by the coding sequence ATGAAATACTTACGCATGTCGCTCGCGGGTCTGACGGCAGCCCTCGTAGGCGGTATCCTCGTATTTGCCGTGCATGAAGGTGTGACGCAGGAAAAAGCTGCACCGAAAAAGAACGAAGTCCCCAAGTTCAACATCCAAGAGAAGTCCATCACCAGAACTGGGCCGAACATGTTGACCTTTGCTCCGGTGGTCAAAAAGGTGACTCCGAGCGTGGTGAGCGTTTACTCCACGAAAACGGTGAAGGTGAACAATCAACGGCGCAATCCGCTCTTTGATCACCCGATGTTCCGCGACTTTTTCAATGACCAGGAAGAGCAGCAGAACAGCCGTCGTCCCCGCCAGCATGAGGAGACGGGTTTGGGCTCTGGTGTGATCGTTTCGGAGAATGGTTACATCTTGACGAACAATCACGTGGTGGATGGTGCGGATGAGATCAAAGTGGCTCTCTATAACGGCAAGGATGAGTATACGGCACAAGTCATCGGCAAGGACGATAAGACGGATATCGCCATCTTGAAGATTGATGCGAAAGGTCTTCCGGCGGTCACGATGACCAGCAGTGATACGCTGGAAGTGGGTGATGTGGTGCTCGCTGTGGGCAATCCTTTCGGTGTCGGCCAAACGGTGACGATGGGTATTGTCAGTGCGACACAACGTCGTGGCTTGGGTATCACGGGTTACGAAGATTTTATCCAAACGGATGCTTCGATCAATCCGGGTAACTCCGGTGGTGCGCTAGTAGATGCGGAAGGCCGTCTGGTCGGTATTCCGACGGCGATCTTTAGCCGTAGCGGTGGTAATCAAGGCATCGGTTTTGCGGTGCCGGTGAACATGGCCCGCTACGTGATGGAACGATTGATTGAGGGTGGTCGCGTGGTGCGTGGTTATATGGGGCTGCGTTTGCAGCCGGTTTCCTCCGATCTGGCCAAGGCGTTTAATTTGAAATCACAGAATGGCGCTATCGTCGCGCAAGTGATGCCAAACTCTCCGGCTGCCAAGGCTGGTTTGAAGGCGGGTGATGTGATCTTGGACTTCAACGGCAAGAAAGTGGAAGACGATGATCAGCTCCGCTTGTGGGCCTCGCAGACCAATCCCGGCACGAAGGTGCCGGTGAAATTGGTACGCGAAGGCAAAGACAAGACGATTGATGTGACGCTTGCCGAGTTTCCGGCAGATGAAGTGCTGGCCAGGAACTCAGGCGGCAAGGCGGCTCCGGCTGTTCGTGAGGATGCTTTGGAAGGTGTCGAGGTCGGTGATCTGGACACCCAGACCCGTCGTCAAATGGGTATTCCTACCAACATTCAGGGTGCCTTGGTGACGAATGTGGATGAAGAATCGCCAGCCTATAAGGCCGGACTTCGTGCAGGGTCCGTCATCATGAGCATCGACCAGAAGGCAGTGAAGACTGCTGATGAGGCGGTGAAGCTGAGTGAAGAGATCACGGCCAAGAAGATCCTGCTCCATGTCTGGTTCCGTGATACCACGACCTTCATGGTGGTGGATGAGAGCAAGAAGTAA
- a CDS encoding HlyD family efflux transporter periplasmic adaptor subunit, whose product MKRFTFLPLLALLLAIGCKPKSDGSWQGYIEGEYVYVAAPVGGTLTTLNVKRGDTVKSAQSLFTLESAAESAAVQEAEQKLAQAKAKRDNVLKGRRPTEVASIEAKLGQNKVATELAEREYERYNKLYLADRRAVSLEQVDQARTKIASLQAEAKALEADIATAKLGAREDEIKAAELEVTMLEAALTKARWPLQQKQQASPVEGVVHDTLYRQGEFVTAANPVVSLLPPQNIKVRFFVPQEKLPSLKTGSSVQVTLDGSDKVYSATVNYISTQAEFTPPVIYSQQTRSKLVFMIEAQFSPADSATLHPGQPVDVKPTS is encoded by the coding sequence ATGAAACGATTCACTTTTCTTCCCCTGCTCGCACTCTTGCTCGCCATCGGTTGCAAGCCCAAGTCAGACGGTTCGTGGCAAGGCTACATCGAAGGCGAATACGTCTATGTCGCTGCGCCCGTGGGCGGCACACTCACCACGCTTAACGTGAAGCGCGGCGACACTGTGAAAAGCGCGCAATCGTTGTTCACCTTGGAGAGCGCCGCCGAATCCGCTGCGGTGCAAGAAGCCGAGCAGAAGCTCGCCCAAGCGAAAGCCAAACGGGATAACGTGCTGAAAGGTCGTCGTCCAACTGAGGTCGCCTCCATCGAAGCAAAGCTGGGGCAGAATAAAGTCGCCACCGAACTGGCCGAGCGCGAATACGAACGCTACAACAAACTCTACCTAGCAGACCGTCGTGCCGTCTCCTTGGAACAAGTGGATCAAGCGCGCACCAAGATCGCGTCCTTGCAGGCCGAGGCAAAAGCCCTCGAGGCGGACATCGCCACCGCGAAGCTCGGTGCTCGTGAAGATGAGATCAAAGCAGCGGAACTGGAAGTGACGATGCTCGAAGCGGCTTTGACGAAAGCCCGCTGGCCCTTGCAGCAAAAGCAACAGGCATCGCCCGTTGAAGGAGTCGTTCACGATACCTTGTATCGTCAGGGTGAGTTTGTGACAGCGGCCAATCCGGTGGTTTCGCTTTTACCACCGCAGAACATCAAGGTGCGCTTCTTCGTGCCGCAAGAGAAACTGCCGAGCCTTAAGACTGGTAGTTCCGTGCAAGTCACCCTCGACGGCTCGGATAAAGTTTATTCCGCCACGGTGAATTACATCTCCACCCAAGCGGAGTTCACACCACCCGTCATTTACAGCCAGCAAACGCGTTCCAAGCTGGTGTTCATGATCGAGGCACAGTTCTCCCCTGCTGACAGCGCGACGCTGCATCCCGGTCAGCCGGTGGATGTGAAACCGACGTCTTAA
- a CDS encoding NADH-quinone oxidoreductase subunit C, translating into MIDLESIRLRIEASVAGAQVTLVPNDSPAAQPSLLVEGAHGLAIALFLRDDAELRFDYCSNATGVDWLDTELKVKVKQVVDGVEKEVEQVTKKPGYLETVYHLYSMEKRHGPLILRMRTRNRAGEAKLPSLTSVWRSCEFQEREIYDLYGIEFIGHPDLRRILMWDGFKDHPMRKDYVEPDDYEYEPTPHDEVLEKAKEHYPGS; encoded by the coding sequence GTGATCGACCTAGAGTCCATAAGGCTGCGAATCGAAGCCAGCGTGGCGGGCGCACAAGTGACGCTGGTGCCGAATGACTCGCCTGCCGCCCAGCCGTCGCTCTTGGTGGAGGGTGCGCATGGTCTCGCGATCGCCTTATTTTTGCGCGATGATGCGGAACTGCGTTTTGACTATTGCTCCAATGCGACGGGGGTTGATTGGCTGGATACCGAGCTGAAAGTGAAGGTCAAGCAGGTGGTGGATGGTGTGGAGAAAGAGGTCGAGCAAGTGACTAAAAAGCCCGGCTATCTGGAAACGGTCTATCATCTGTATTCGATGGAGAAACGGCATGGGCCGCTGATCTTGCGGATGCGTACTAGGAATCGTGCGGGTGAAGCGAAACTGCCATCGCTGACATCGGTCTGGCGCAGTTGTGAGTTTCAGGAGCGCGAGATTTACGATCTTTACGGCATCGAGTTCATCGGGCATCCGGATTTACGCCGCATCTTGATGTGGGATGGGTTCAAGGATCATCCGATGCGGAAAGATTACGTGGAGCCGGATGATTACGAGTACGAGCCGACGCCACACGATGAGGTGCTGGAGAAGGCGAAGGAGCATTATCCTGGCAGTTGA
- a CDS encoding SDR family oxidoreductase has protein sequence MAKTERKVVVITGATRGLGRAMVDEFIWQGHTVLGCGRSAEQVDALTNAYGPPHLFDIVDVTDDGAVKRWVARCVDHAGAPDLLLNNAAIINRSAPLWGVSAQEFSEVIDINIKGVANVIRHFVPEMMERGKGVIVNWSSGWGRSTSPEVAPYCATKWAIEGLTQALAQELPEGLAAVALNPGIINTEMLRSCFGGSAESYPSPDEWAKRAVPYLLSLNSRNNGQPLTVPGIPT, from the coding sequence ATGGCGAAAACAGAACGCAAAGTGGTGGTGATCACGGGAGCAACGCGCGGATTGGGCCGGGCGATGGTGGATGAATTCATCTGGCAGGGGCATACGGTGTTGGGTTGTGGCCGGTCAGCCGAGCAGGTGGACGCGTTGACTAATGCCTATGGCCCGCCGCATCTTTTTGACATCGTGGATGTGACCGATGATGGGGCGGTAAAAAGATGGGTGGCGCGCTGTGTGGATCATGCGGGTGCGCCGGATCTTTTGCTCAATAATGCGGCCATCATCAATCGCAGTGCGCCGCTTTGGGGTGTTTCTGCCCAGGAGTTTTCCGAGGTCATCGATATCAACATCAAAGGCGTGGCGAATGTCATCCGGCATTTCGTGCCGGAGATGATGGAGCGGGGAAAGGGTGTGATCGTGAATTGGAGTTCTGGTTGGGGACGTTCCACGTCGCCGGAGGTCGCGCCGTATTGTGCGACGAAATGGGCGATTGAAGGGCTGACGCAAGCGCTTGCGCAGGAATTGCCGGAAGGTCTGGCGGCGGTCGCGTTAAATCCCGGTATCATCAATACGGAGATGTTGCGCAGTTGCTTTGGTGGTTCGGCGGAATCTTATCCTTCGCCGGATGAGTGGGCAAAGCGGGCGGTGCCGTATCTGCTTTCGTTGAACAGCCGAAATAATGGGCAGCCGCTGACGGTGCCGGGGATACCTACCTAG